The stretch of DNA agttcaaaactcagggaccatctttgtgttgttatagaataactacgtccacccaacaatcatcagtgatggagatcgatccagtGTCGGAATCCTGGCCTCTCTCTATCCATATCCATGGGGCTATtgtgctataaataacacaaaaataatcatatcaactgtctccgctgtccggaggtcttactgaacaatggaagaacagaaggaattctcttacgcttaaatagctactgtgtaatgtaacaAATGCAATGGTACAGGAGGAATGATCTTAGGTCTGAAAatgaaacatgtaacatgtacacgataaaaatccGGCCTCTGTtactgctaaaatgctaatgagcctaaataaataaacaaatgggataaaaaaactcTTTAAAGGTTTTAGTGAGCTGCTCTAGAATTGGCATGAATGCTCTTCCAATGATTGTCAAAATCGCGATTAACACTTTACACTTGTTAGAATTCACGGAACTACAATGAAGCAAAGCAAATTCCGACAAGTTTAAACTGAAAATTGGAGGCTGAAGGTTAGGGtgacacggggtgatttggaccgccccattatctcaaaaagtacggctcaacttggattttttataatgtcatcttcttttattaatgaaccgtatgtaactagcgtaaaaaaactttggtaaaattcgacagatggaaggaaatggtagcatgaacacagcaagatgattgtaaaaaaaatgtgattttttcgatcgtggttttaaggtttttcccgctgatcaaacaaacttttcgtgtgttgtgcagtaaagttcggttcgcctacagaagaggaaacatttgatgcagcgaaactgtaagtttgataacaataaatgaaattaattgcattttaattttagcatgttgtgtggggtgacatggacacgttttttgcatttatataaaaaattgttaaaatgagTTCTCTGATACATTTGAAATATTACTGAATGTTATCTATCGAAATCAAAAGGGCCTAAgcgggacccctgtctggaaggtcgggaAATAATGAATAATcgtggatttttttcggatgctACAGACGAAAGTACCTTGCTgttggtatcggttctgaagcaacgtgACATCGTAGAACAAATCCCAATGAATATTTTACTTTAGAACAATACCTAAAGGGtaacataggggtttttgaaaattcgaaaaattgccaaaacggtggccatttttgttaaaaattaaatatttttcatgaaaaatctctaattagcgatttgaaaaatgaggtatcaaaaaacggctatgtaacgccttagataattcatgtaaaaaattgctgataaaaaattcaaGGGCCTATTCGGTCGAGCAGATCCTacgatatcgataccaccagttgaaataacatggtttcgagaaaaacgcgtttcaaaattcgtacagcaatactatatcccttgaggtgacttcatacttttggctgtaactttccaacgaaatcaaatatggttcccggaataaatcgccacagaaaacgactgcaacagaaaccaccgcttataaaatgtgtagtaggctataaatattgtggcgcggtattgtatttcaaaacaagaattaaccgggcaaacgtatcgccccaggcaaacgtaacgccccgggcagacgtataccgtccgacgctcgctagagctcggtcggacattgctaaaggatcgtatcctatgtttcaaactaaccgggcaatcagtggatcccaggtttgcgtgcgagacaccgccgcttccgacggcgggtcggcggtggactcggattgcgtcatcttggcggcatgggccgcctcgattccttatcctcgccaaatggggacttcgtccccattacattgtcctcagaataaatttcgaaaaacgagaacaagagaataaatttataatagaaatgtgaggcacatgatgtttttcccgcgccaaatatttctagcctactacactttttctaagcggttgtttctgttgcagttgtttactgtggcgatttattccggtcaccaataaaaatgatgcaagtaatactacgttgagacggcgaagttcctctaggaacgttagtgccattgaagaagaagaagaagaatgtttgTACTCTGCGGcgaaaatattattattattgattaACATTGGGTCGTAGTTTTGGACAGTTTAATGAGGTTTCCGGTTGGGTAGCCCATTTTGATTGGGTATTGGTCGAAAAAGTAACATCTCTGTTGATATTTTCATACAGATTGTTTTTTCAGATACGTCCACTTTAATTCGAATTCGCAATAGACCATGTTCATGTTTTTATAACAATAAAGTTTGGAACAATTTCGTTGCGAATTTCTGTTTCCAGTAAAATAAACTACCATTCATTTCAATGGACTACTTTATTTTTACCTCTACCAATGGGATTCATGTTCTCTGGActaccatttttattttattcttcccTCCACCAAATCATCCTAGGTCCCAATACAAGTTGATATGATACATttctatattatttattttgtaCATAGGAAAACAAATTATAACCCAATTTCAGTTTCTCAAAAATTTATGCACTACCATGTATATCTACAGAAGAACTGATTAATTATAAGAGGCCACCAAACTTTCCATGAAAGCTGCGAACGCTGCATCTAACGTTTTGGAACGGTGATGATCCAATGTCTGCAGGCAATACGCGATAATTACGTCACAAAGTACCTgtgaaaagaaaacataaatATCTGATATGTACACTTTGTTTAATACTGGTACACGAGGGAATATTAGGGGACGATATTAGTAGTAAACCTTGGAGATATTCtcaataattaataaaaattacttTTATATCATCTCTTGTGACGTTGTGCGTTTGGTGGTTTTTGACAAACTTCGCTAAACTGCATTTGTACATAACGggattttcgagtccataatcGATCAATACTCCTAAAATGGTTTCGAAGAAAGATGGGTAGAGTCACATCATTGAcacaataaagaacaaatcgcCTTACCAATGAAATTCATCATGTTCAACGCATGAGCGTGCAGCGATTTATTGTCCTGTAAATCAGTAGCTTCCGAGTCTTGTGAGAAGTCGAAATAACTTATATACTTCGGATGTTCTTCAAAAAACCTTCATGAATGATGAGTAAATTAAAACATTATTAATATTGAGTAATTGCCGCTTACCGGACAAAAATATTCCTCCCATGAGACACAATGTCTTTCTTCATCAAGCGCCAAGCTCCAGACAGAGCCACTTTCTGTGGCTTGGTAAGCCCCGTTTCGTCCGGCTTGTTTGTGGTGAAATCCGGGTTTTGGTCGGTTTCGTGTATTTCAGATAGGGACATCATTGCAAGATGAATCCGGGTTCCACACTATTCTGTTCTTTAAGGTAATTTGGGTTTGGTAAAGTGAAGAGTATATTTTTACAACACCTGTCAATTTCCACCTCTCTAGACAATCGTTGCTATGATTGAACAATTCCCAGAAGCAAACAGGGTCCTTGGTGAAACGAAGATGTTAGAGAGACAATTCGTCTTAGACTTGGAACTCTTATGCACTTAGAAGATCGGGAAGGCTAGAAACAGGGAGCAAAGGATATCGACATTGAGTTTGACGGTAAAAAGGAAAATAACAATATAACAGCAGAGAAactcaacaattttttcacttCAAGTGTGGAAGAAATCCACAATGGTATTGTAGCTCCATCAAATcgactgaattttgttttccctgGCCTGTCTTCACAATTGAGATGCTTTAAAACTATCAACATGGAAACTCTTAGGAAGGTAGTAATGGATTTGAAAAACTGTGCAGGTGTTGAGAATATCAATAAAACCGTATTAGTAGATGCATTTGATCTAATCAAAGAAAATCTACTATatataataaatgaatctatgCTTCGGGGCGAATGCCCTCATACTTGGAAGAAATCTGTTGTTataccgattccaaaaaatccgaaatcgtcCAAGCCAGAAGACCGGAGACCAGTGAATATGTTGCCATTATACGAAAAGATCCTCGAAATCGTTATCAAAGACCAACTGTTGGAACATATAACGAAAAATGGAATTCTGGTTGAGGAACAGTCAGGGTTCAGGAAAAACCACTATTGTGAAACGGCTCTCAATTTATTACTCCTGAAATGGAAACAGGCTatcgaaacgaaaaaaatagtattgGCTGTATTTATTGACTTGAAGAGGGCTTTTGAAACAGTAGATCGAATGAAATTACTTGATTTGCTTTCCAATTATAatgtaactggacctgtattgaactggtttgaaagttacctgaacgggcgaacacaaatcactatttacAGGGACAGTGAATCATCGGCGGGaccagtgaatctgggtgtacctcaaggaagtgttctggggccgctgcttttcttgctttatattAATGACATTaaacaggtgttaaatgacAGTGACGTAAACTTGTTTGCTGACGACACAGTGATATT from Toxorhynchites rutilus septentrionalis strain SRP chromosome 3, ASM2978413v1, whole genome shotgun sequence encodes:
- the LOC129776792 gene encoding hemoglobin-2, whose protein sequence is MMSLSEIHETDQNPDFTTNKPDETGLTKPQKVALSGAWRLMKKDIVSHGRNIFVRFFEEHPKYISYFDFSQDSEATDLQDNKSLHAHALNMMNFIGVLIDYGLENPVMYKCSLAKFVKNHQTHNVTRDDIKVLCDVIIAYCLQTLDHHRSKTLDAAFAAFMESLVASYN